A stretch of DNA from Robbsia betulipollinis:
GCCGGCGCCACGGGCCTGGCAGCCGTGGGCGCCGCGGCAGCAGTGGGCTTGAGTTCGGGCGGTCACGGTAACTCGAAAACCACTGGCGGTGCCTCTACATCCGGTACCTCCGGCACCACGGGCACGACCGCCCACTAAGCTGTCAGTTGTGTCCAGGTAAAGGGCTCTCGCACGTATTGGGGAGCCCTTCTTTTGTCGGAGTCTGCGCGCGATGTCGAATCGACGCTGAATTCGGTCCGGCGAGTACGGTTAAATCCATCCATGCTGATTCCCCGACTACTACTCATTATTGCCCCTTGCTTTTTGACCGCCTGCTCGACGCCGATGTATGCGCTCAACGACTACGTGCACTTCAAGAAACAAACGACCACGGCGGCCGTTGCAAAGACACCACTGAATCCTGCATTCCAATATCTATTGGTCACGATCGGTGGAAAATCGTTCCTCATGGCGCGCGGCGGCGTGGAGAACGCGCCTGACGGCCCGGTGGAGCTGTGGTACAGCGGCAGCCGCGAGGTGATCCGGATGCAGAATGGCCGGATCGTCGCCGCGTCGGGAACGCCGATCGAGTGGTCGGACGTGAGCCTGTCGGCGCAGCCGGCCTGGGAAGACGTCACGGGTCCGAGTCGCATCGAGCGCCGCCGCGACGTCATGCCCGGGTACCGCTTCGGTCTGAAGGACGCGCTGACCGTGGCGCCTGTCGCGGCGCCGTCGCGCACCGCGTTCTATGGCAAGTTGCCGGGCGATCTGCATTGGTTCACAGAGGTATCAGCCGGTCCTTACGCATTGCCGACATCGCGCTATGCGGTGCGTTTCGACGGCAGTCGCACAGAGGTCATTTACGGTGAGCAATGCTTGGCGGAAAGCTTCTGCTTTTCGTGGCAGCGCTGGCCCAATCGAACATAAAAAGGCGCGGTCGATGCAAAATCGGGGGGCGCGTGGTCAAGGCGCGGGTTATCTGTTTTCGTGTTTGCTGTTGTGTGGCATTCCCGTCGAGGCATGGTCGCAGGTTTCGGCGACCGTCGAGCAGTCCACCTCGTTGGGCGACTGGCTCGTGAGCCATCATGTCGAACAAGCGTCGAGCGCTGCCAAAGCGCCGCTGTATTCGCACGCCCTGATGTGGTCGCGTCCCCTGGACCGGTCGTTGCAGGAAGCAAGCTGGCGCTCGTTGCTGACGCAGATCCGTTATCGTCCGGCGCGGCCCGCAATCGCGCCCGCCAGTCGCGAGGGTCTATATCAGCTGATCGCGTCGCGGCAACCCACCGGACGTCTGCCGGTCAAGAGCGGCGACGGCGCCTGGCTGCAGGCGAATCCGTCGCTCGACCCGGTACTGGCTGCCGGCGACACGATCCATATCCCCGTGCGGCCCGAGACGGTCACGGTCATTCAGGAAGACGGACGCCTGTGCCGGGTGCCCTATCGGCCGGAAGCCGAAGCCGCCTATTACGTCAGCGCGTGTAATCCGGGCGTGAAGGCGGATCTGGCATGGGTGGCCCAGCCCGACGGGACGCTGGACAAGTTCAGGACGGGCGCGTGGAATCGCCAGGCGCAGACGGCGGTCGCGCCCGGCGCCTGGATCTGGGCGCCGGCCCGCAACAGTGGCTGGCCGGAGCGCGTGTCGGATCGCATCGGAGAATTCTTCGCGACCCAGGCCCCTTCCGGGCTGGAGACAAACGATTCGGTCGCGAGCGCGCCGAACGTGGCCCCGCCTGCGTTGGCGGCCGCCGCGCCGCTGGCCACGCGCCGCGCCCAGGATCTGGCCATTACGACCAACGATTGGGGCAACGAAGGTCTGCTGCAAACGCCGTCCGCACGCATGGGCACGGCCGGCGAGGCGTCGATCAGCATGACGAACGTGAACCCGTATACGCGCGTCAACGTCATGCTGCATCCGCTCGACTGGTTCGAGTTCGGTTTCCGCTATACCGATATCAGCAACCAGGCCTACGGCCCGGCCTCGTTGAGCGGCAGCCAGAGCTACAAGGACAAGAGCATCGACCTGAAAGTGCGCCTGCTGCAGGAGTCCGCCTACGTGCCGCAGTTCGCGCTGGGCATGGTCGACATCGGTGGAACGGGTCTTTTCTCCGGCGAGTACCTGGTCGCGAGCAAGCGCACCGGTGGATTCGACTGGTCGCTGGGTCTGGGCTGGGGGTACGTCGGGGAGCGCGGCAACATCGGCAACCCCTTGCAGATCTTCAGCGACAAGTTCCGCACGCGGCCTTCGGGCAACGGCTCGGATGAGGCGGGCGGCACGGGCAAGTCGTACTTCCGCGGACCGATGTCGGTCTTCGGCGGCGTGCAGTATCAGTTGTCGAACGTACCGCTGGTCTTCAAGCTCGAATACGACGGCAACGATTACAAGCACGAGCCGTTCGATTACGACGCGCATGCGAAACTGCCCATCAATCTGGGCGTCGTGTACCGGTTCAACAAGAATCTCGATTTCAGCGCCGGCTTCGAGCGCGGCAACCGGGCGATGCTGGGCGTGACGCTGCATGGCGACCTGTCCCGGCTGGGCACGCAGAAGGTCAGCGATCCCGCGCGCCTGCCGCTCGCCGTGCCGCGTCCGGCGCCCGACGCGCCGTCGCCGGACTGGAGCAAGACCGTCGCCGACCTGAAGGCGCAGACCCATTGGACGGTGCTGGACATCGGCCGCCACGGCCATATCCTGACGGTGTCGTTCGACAGTCCCGACGCGTTCTACCGCAAGGACCTGCTCGATCGCATCGCCACGGTCCTGCATCGCGACGCGCCGGCCGACATCGACACCTTCCGGGTGGTCACGGTCGTGCAGGGGCAGACCATGCGCGCCTACACGATCCTGCGTACCCCCTGGGTGGCCAGCAAGACGCAGGCGATTCCGGTCACCGACCGTCAAACCACGGTCATCGCGGGCGCGCCGCCGTCGCGCGCGCAACTCGAAGCGGAACCGAAGCTGTACGACAAACCCTTTGAGCGGTTTTTCTATTCGATCGGCCCCGGGTATTCGCAGACGCTCGGCGGCCCGAACGGCTTCGTGCTGTACGCCGTATCGGCGACCGCCAACATGGCGCTGCGTCTGCGGCAGGATACCTGGATCGCGGGTGAGCTGAGCTACCGCCTCCTCGACAACTACAGCCACTTCACCTATACCGCGGACAGCAATCTGCCGCGGGTGCGCACGTACCTGCGCGAGTATATGACCACGTCGCGCTTCACGATTCCCTACCTGCAGGCCACGCATGTCGGCAAACTGGGTACCGACCAGTACTACAGCGTCTACGGCGGCCTGCTCGAGCCGATGTTCTCGGGCGTGGGTGCGGAATGGCTGTATCGCCCGTCGAACAGTCCACTGGCCGTGGGCGTGGACGTGAACCAGGTATGGCAGCGCGCTTTCAACGAAGATTTCGATTTGCGTAATTACCGGACCTTCACCGGCCATCTGACCGTTTATTGGGATACTGGCTGGAACAACGTACTCGTCAAGCTGAGCGGCGGCCAGTATCTGGCGAAAGACCGGGGCGCCACGCTCGATGTATCGCGGCAATTCCAGAACGGCGTGTCGATCGGCGCCTACGCCACCAAGACGAACGTTTCGTCGGCCACGTTCGGCGAAGGCAGTTTCGACAAGGGTATTTATGTCCAGATCCCGTTTGATGCCATCATGGGCCGTTCGATCGGCGGCCTGGCGAATCTCGCCTGGCAGCCGCTCACGCGTGACGGTGGCGCCAAGCTTCAGCGCCAGTTCCCGCTGTACGACCTGACCGATGACCGCAGTCCGAAAAGCCTCTGGTACCAACCGGGCGCGGATGCCAACGTGGATGCCGACAAGCGATGACGGCGAGCTTTCCTCACTCCGGCGACTCCGTTCGCGTTCGCGCGCGCGGCGCGATGCACGGTTCGCCAGCAGTACGATTTCAATGGGAGGGCACTGAAAGATGCTCGGACTGACTGCGCGCCTGATTGACATCCTCGCCATTGCCCTCGGCGGCGTGGCAACGCACCTGATCTGGACCACCTTCGGCGTGCAGCACGGAATGATCTGGTCGCATACGGATATTTTCCTGTTGATCTTCGCCTGCGCCGGCGTATTGCTGCTGTTCCCCACCTTCGGTATCTACCAGTCGTGGCGCGGCAAGCCCATCGGAGAACTGATGGGCCGGGTCGTGTTCGCCTGGCTGTTGCTGCTCGTGCTCGGCGTGGCCGTTGTTTTCGGTCTGGAGGGCACGCAGGACGTTTCGCGCGGATGGGTGGGCGCATGGTGGCTGTTGTCGGCGATCTGGCTGGTATTGTCGAAATCGTTTTTTTACGGAGTGTTACGCCGTATTCGTCGTAGCGGCCGCAATCAGCGAGCCGTCGTGATCGTCGGCTCGGGGGGATATTGCCGTGCGCTTTTGTCGCGGATCCGCACGGCGCCCCAGGCGGGCTTTCGTGCGGTGTGCGTACTGGAGGAAGACGCGGTGCGCGACGGCGTGGGCGGCCTGCCGCCGCCAACCCAGATTTCCGGCGTGCCGGTACTTTCCAATTTCGCGGATCTGGTAAGAATGGTGCGGCAGCGACGCGTGCACGAGATATGGCTGGCGTTGCCCCTGTCGGAGGAACGCAATATCATGCGGTACATGCGTGAATTCCGGAACGACTTCGTCAACATCCGTTTCATTCCCGATGTGCGCAGCCTGAGTTTGTTCAACCACACCATCGTCGATCTGCTGGGTTTGCCGGCCATCAACCTGACGGCGGCCGAGTCGCCGGACATCCAGGTGTTGCCGAAATTGGTCTTCGACCGGGCGTTCGCACTGCTGGTGATCCTGATGCTTTTGCCCCTTTTCCTGTCGATCGCCGCGGCAGTGAAATTCTCTTCGTCGGGGCCGGTGTTCTTCAAGCAGCGCCGCAAAGGTATTGACGGTCGCGAATTCGAGATATATAAGTTTCGTTCCATGAAGGTGCATGCCGAGGCAAGCGGTGTCATCACGCAGGCACGCAAGGCAGACCCTCGGATCACCGCCGTCGGCGCCTTTTTGCGCCGCACGAGTCTGGACGAATTGCCGCAGTTCATCAACGTGCTGCGGGGCGAAATGTCAGTTGTCGGACCCCGTCCGCACGCCATTGCGCACGATGATCTATATAAAGATCAAGTTGAGGGGTATATGTACCGTTATAGGATCAAGCCCGGCATCACGGGGTGGGCTCAGGTAAACGGTTTCCGGGGCGAGACGGATCGGGTCGAGAAGATGGAGGCACGCGTCAAATTCGATCTGTACTATATCCAGCACTGGAGTTTCTGGTTCGACATGCGGATCGTCGTCTTGACGGTCTTCAAGGGTTTTATCGGACGCAACGCCTACTGACGTCGGATTTTCGACGTGGGTGGCCGCAACTCTCGGCAATTGGCATGAAGCCCGTACGCGGGGCCCGGCTTTTTCGGACTCGCGCGCGCATCGCTCACCACCACTAGCAATGAGATAGAACCGATACATGAAAATCACCATTATTGGCACCGGTTACGTAGGTCTCGTGACGGGCGCATGCCTCGCGGAAATCGGCAACGACGTTTTCTGTCTGGATGTGGACCCACGCAAGATCAAGATCCTCAATGATGGTGGCGTGCCGATCCATGAACCCGGCCTGAAGGAAATCATCGCGCGCAATCGCGAAGCGGGCCGGCTGCAATTCTCGACCGACGTGGCGGCCAGCGTGGCCCATGGCGACATCCAGTTCATCGCGGTGGGGACGCCGCCAGACGAGGACGGCTCGGCGGATCTGCAGTACGTGCTGGCGGCGGCGAAGAACATCGGCGCGCATATGCAGGGCTTCAAGGTCATCGTGGACAAATCCACGGTGCCGGTGGGCACCGCCGCGCATGTTGCGGATGTTGTCAATGCCGCACTGGCCGAGCGAAAACTGGACCATGGGTTTTCCGTCGTTTCCAATCCTGAATTTCTGAAGGAAGGCGCGGCCGTCGACGATTTCATGCGGCCGGACCGCATCGTCCTGGGCTGCGACGAAGATGAAGCGGGCGAACGCGCGCAGGCGCTGATGCGCCGCCTGTACGCGCCGTTCAACCGCAACCACGAACGCACCCGCTACATGGACGTGCGCTCGGCGGAATTCACGAAGTACGCGGCGAACGCGATGCTGGCGACGCGAATTTCTTTCATGAATGAGATGGCAAATCTCGCCGACCGTGTGGGCGCAGACATAGAAGCGGTGCGTCGTGGTATAGGATCTGACCCTAGGATCGGTTATAGCTTCCTGTACGCCGGAACCGGGTATGGCGGTTCCTGCTTTCCGAAAGACGTACAGGCGCTGATCAGGACCGCGGCCGACAACGGCCATGACCTGAAGATCCTGAACGCGGTGGAAGCGGTCAACGATGCACAGAAAAGCGTGCTGGTCGACAAGATCACGAAGTTTTACGGCGAGAATCTGCGCGGCAAGGTGTTTGCAGTCTGGGGGTTGGCGTTCAAGCCGAACACGGACGACATGCGTGCTGCGCCCAGCCGGCCGCTGATCGCCGCGCTGTTGAAGCGGGGCGCGACCATCCGGGCGTACGACCCCGTGTCGCAGGAAGAAGCCAGACGGGTTTTTGCGATGGATCTGAAGGGCGAGGAAGACGCACTGGGCCGCCTGCAGTTCGTCGACACGCAATACGAAGCCAGCGCCGACGCGCATGCGTTGATCGTGGTCACCGAATGGAAGGAATTCAAAAGTCCCGATTTCGGCAAGCTGTACAGGCAACTCACGTCGTCCGCGATTTTCGATGGACGTAATTTGTATGAGCCGGAAGCGTTGGCGGCGGCGGGCTTTCACTACGAGGCCATCGGTCGGCCGTTCGTGACGCCCAGCCGGCCTGGATAATCGATGAAGGCTCATGTTTAAAAATGTATTGATCGTCTGTCACGCCAACATCTGCCGCAGCCCCATGGCCGAGGCATTGCTGGTGGCGCAACCGGCGGTCAAGGAAGCGGGCATCTTCGTGCATTCGGCCGGATTGGCCGGGGCCGATGGCAACAAGGCGGACAAGGTAGTAAGCGACATGCTGGCACGACGCGGCATCGACCTGAGTGCCCATCGTTCGCGGCGGCTCACGATCGACATGATTCGTGCGGCCCAACTGGTTCTGGTGATGGAACAGCACCAGATCAGAGGCGTGGAGACGATGGATTCATCGTCAAAGGGAAAGGTTCATCTCCTCGGGAAATGGGACGACGTGGAAATCGCCGACCCCTACCGGCAAAGTGAATCGGTTTATCAGGGCAGTGCGGAACTCGTCGAGCGTTCGGTCGCAAACTGGATTAAAAAAATATGTTAAGTCGTGCGGTTCTTTTTTCCCTGTTGGGCGCGTCCGTTCTTGCGGGATGCTCGTGGGTGCCGGGCAATGCGTTGGATACATCCAACATGCAGCAGAGCAATGTCGTCACCACCGATGACAACACGTATCTGGTGACGCGCATCACCCCTGAGACCATCCTCCGGCAGAACCTGGCGGCGCAGCAGAAATTGCGTGCCCGGGATGCGAATCTGAACGTGCCGGTCGGCGATCCTGCGGCGTTCCGCTATCACGTGCAGGCCCAGGACATTCTCGGCATCACCGTGTGGGACCATCCGGAGCTGTCGGGTACGGGTGGCTCGACGCTGGATTCGACGCTGGGCAGCCCGTCGGGCGGTTCGTCGATGTCCCTGCCGTATTCGCAGACCAGTGGTGGCGGTTCAGGCGCGAGTCAGAACGATCCGATCGGCTATACGGTGAGTCCGGAAGGAACCGTGTTCTTTCCGTATGCCGGACTCGTCCACGTCGCGGGTGCTTCGATGGACGAGATCCGTCTGCGGCTGACCCGGGCCTTGAGCAAGTACATCGTGAAGCCGCAGGTTACCGTGCGCGTGCTGGCGTACCGCAGCCAGCAGGTGCAGTTGACGGGCGAGGTGAAGACCCCTGGCGCCCTGTCGATCACCGACCGGCCGATGACGGTGTCGGACGCGATCGCGCGTGCGGGCGGCGCGACGGCAACGGGCGATCTGCAGCGGGTGCGCCTGACGCGCAAGGGCAAGTTGTCCGTGATCGACACCTACGCGCTGCTGGACCACGGCGATGCCGCCCAGGATGTGTTGCTGCAGGGCGGCGACATCGTCAACGTGCCGGACCAGATCGACAGCCGCGTGTTCGTGCTGGGTGAAGTTCTCAAGCCCACCACGCTGTACATGAACAAGGGCCGCCTGACGCTCGCGGATGCGCTCACCGGTGCGAGCGGGATCGACAATCTGGCAGCCAATGTCCGGGAAGTCTTCGTGTTCCGGGGGGCGAAGGACAACCCGACGGAGCCGCAGATTTTCCAGCTGGACATGACGCAACCGAGTTCCATGGTGTTGGCTTCGCAGTTCCAGATGGACAAGCTGGATGTGATTTATGTGGGTACGTCGAAGGGAGTGCGTTTCAACCGTGCGCTTAACTTGATCACGCCTACTCTGTCGAACCTGTTCTACGCACGCGAGCTCACCCGGTAATAACGAGCCAATGAACCCTGTCCCTCGGCGAGGGGCGGGCGACTTCCCTGATCGACTGGTAGAAAGAATTTGAACACCCCAGCTAATATACGTACACAAGCGGCCGCGGGCAGCGAAGACGATGGCCTGGTATTGGGCGACCTGATCCGGCTGCTCTTCGACAAGATCTGGTGGGTGCTCGGCATCGCCGCGGCCGTGGTGCTGGCGGCGCTCGCCTATGTGACGATCGCGACGCCGATCTATTCGGCGAACGCCCTCATCCAGGTCGAGCAGCCGGACTCCAACTCGTCGCCCCTGGCGTCCTCGACCGCTCTGAGTTCGTTCTCCGGTACGCTGCCCACCGCGTCGGAAATCGAAGTCATCCAGAGCCGCGACGTCCTCGGACCGGTGGTCGACCAGTACAAGATGGCGTTTTCGATCAGCCCGCAACGGTTTCCGATTCTGGGGTCGATCGCCGCGCATTTCGCGCGTCCGGGACAGCTTTCCCGGCCCTGGCTGGGCATGAACAGCTATGCCTGGGGTGGCGAGATCGCGGATATCTCGAGTATCGTGGTGCCGCAGGCGCTTGAAAGCCAAAAGCTAACACTGGTGGCCCTAGGTGATGGCCGCTATGCGTTGCAGGACCCGGAAGGTCGTCGTCTGGTGGAGGGTATTGTCGGGCAACCGGCGCAGAGCGGTGGCGTGCAGATCACGGTGAATCGTTTGGTCGCAAATGCCGGTACGCGTTTCAACGTGGTTCGCTGGAATCAGTTGGATGCCATCCAGGGCTTTGGCTCAAGTGTGAAGGTTGGCGAGCAGGGCAAGCAGACCGGAATCATCGCGGTATCGATGAATGGCACCGATCCCGCGCGTACCGCCGAGCTGACCAACGCAGTGGCCGACTCCTACCTTAGCCAGCATCTGGAAATGAAGCAGGAGGAAGCCAGCCGGATGCTTACCTTCCTGAATGGCGAGCTGCCGCGTTTGAAAGGCCAGCTCGAAAGCGCCGAAGCACGTCTGAGCGCCTATCAGCAGAAGTCCGGCAGTTTCCAGCCGTCGACGGAAGCCGGCATCTATCTGCAGGGCTCGATCGAATACGAGCGCCAGCTCACGGCGCTGCGGCTGCAGGAAACCGAATTGCTGCAGAAGTTCACGCCCGATCATCCGATGGTCCAGGCGATTCAGCGTCAGATCGGTCAAATAGCGGCATCGAAGAGTTCATTCGATGCACGTTTCCGCGGCATGCCCGTCAATGAAGCCAATGCATTGAGTCTGCAGCGCGATGCCAAAGTGTCGCAGGACATTTATGAGTTGCTGCTGAACAAAGTGCAGGAACTGTCGCTGACCCGCGCCGGCACGGTGGGCAACGTACGGATTCTGGATCGTGCATTGCGTCCCGCCGAACCGATCAAGCCGAAGAAGAGCCTGATCATGATCGCCTCGGTTTTCCTGGGGCTGATTCTCGGATCGCTGTTCGTGTTCGCGCGTCGCCAATTGACGCTCGGTATCGAAGATCCGGACGTAATCGAAAACCACCTGGGTTTGCCGATACTGGGTGCGATTTCGCTGAATGCCGCACAGGTGCGCTGGGATAGTTCGTACCGTCGCGACAGGCACGGCCGTCGTGAAATTCTGGCAAAGTCCTTCCCGAAGGACCCTTCGGTCGAAGCGTTGCGCAGCTTCCGTACATCCTTGCAGTTTGCGGTCAGCGACGCGCGGAACAACATCCTGTCGATGTCAGGCCCCGTGCCGGGGACCGGCAAGAGCTTCATTTCCGTCAACCTTGCCACGCTGTTGGCGGAAGCCGGCAAGCGGGTGTTGTTGATCGATGGCGATATGCGCCGTGGGCATCTCAACGAGTATTTCGGGATCACGCGGGCACCGGGTCTTTCGGAAATGCTGCAACGCACGCTGTTGCCGTCGCAGGTGATCAATCAGACCGATGTGCCTGGACTGCATACGATCTGGACGGGAGCGATTCCGGAAAATCCGGCGGAGCTGCTCGAACTGCCGGAAACTCGCGGATTGTTCGAAAGCCTGGGGCGCGACTATGACATGGTGATCATCGATACGCCGCCCGTCCTGGCGGTGACCGATGCGACCATCATCGGCAGCATCGCGGGGAGCTCCTTCCTGGTGCTGCGTTCAGGGATTCACTCCGAGCGTGAGATTGCGCTGGCAATCCGGAAGATTTCGCAGTCGGGAACGCGCATTGTTGGCGGTATCTTCAATGCCATGCCGATGCGTAAGGCGAAGCATGGGAAATTCACGGGTGGCGGACATAACTATGTGTATAGCTATGAATCGGAGAAGAACTGACTTCCTGTTTCCGATCTGCTGAGGCAGTGTGGTGGCAGTTCCAAGGTATTTTGGCATAGGGCATGGAAAGCAGATGGAAATGGGACGTCGACAGCGAGGTATTCGAATCGGTATCGGGCGGAGGAAGTCAACTGCTACACCGTATGCAGTTGACTTCCTCGGAACCGCCAAAAATGAGGTGGGCAAAAAAGTTTTCAGCTTGACCTTATCAGCAGAAACAGTCGCCGACGTCATGCCCCAGTTGGCAAGTCAACCGCCGGCCAATGGCAATTACCGCTTCGCTCAACCATGACGCCTCAGATCACGCATTTCTCCGTCGACGCACGAAAACCGGATGCCAAGGGATTTTGGTGGCCCATCATCGGGCTGGTCGTCGTCACGTTCCTGCTTCTGTTGGCGCATCAGTCTTCCCTGCTGCAGCTAGCATACCCGGCGATGACTTTTGTCATCGCCATTTATTTCTATATCAAGTATCCCGTCCAGTTCATCGGCTACATCTGGTGGATTTTCTTCTGGACGCCGGAAGTGCGGCGATTCTCCGATTTCGTGCAGGGTGGATTCACAGAAGTCAGTTTGATCATGACCGCGCCACTCCTGGTATCTGCGCCGCTGGCATTTACCATGTTGCGACGTATACGCTATCTGGGGACCCGCCCTGGTTTGCCGATGCTGTTGATTCTGGTGGCATTGGCATATGGATACATCGTTGGAATTTTAAATGTAGGTTTTGCTGCCGCGACTTTTGGCTTATCAAGCTGGGTAACCCCCGTGATGGTGGGATTCTACCTCGCCGTTTCATGGCGACAGTATCCTGAATATCGACGGTGTGTGATGCGTACGTTCACAATAGGTATTGCAGCCTGTGCCGGTTACGCCATCATCCAGTACGTATTCATGCCACCTTGGGATGCTTTATGGTTGATTGGGTCAGGCATGACCTCGTCCATGGGACAGCCCCTACCTTTCGCGGTTCGGGCATTTGGGCCGTTGAATTCGGTGGGGCCGTTTGCCACGATCATTCTGGCGGGGGTTCTAAGCGCCACCGTTGCCGAAGGTAACCGCGGGCGCGTGTTCACAGCGCTCCTGGGCATTGTCGCGCTCGGGCTGTCGTTCGTCCGCTCCGCCTGGGGAGCGCTCATTGTCGCCATGCTGTACCAAATGCTGTTCTTCGACAACAAAACCCGTATTCGCGTCGTAATAGGCGCCTTGATAGTAGTCGCTGCTACGATCCCGGTTTTTATGTCAAGTAATATCTCCGAAAATTTCCAAAAGCGTGTTGACACGCTTACTGACTTGCAGAACGATACAAGTTTTTCCGAGCGATCGAGCTTTTATCAAACGTTCTTGGATACGGCATTAACCAACGTGGCAGGGGCCGGTCTCGGGGCGACAGGCACTGGAGGTAAATTGTCGGACGATGCCAACGCCCAGGATCATGTGAACTTCGATAGTGGGTTAATGGAAATCCCGTTCGTTTTGGGATGGCCTGGCACGCTTCTTTATGTCTTTGGCATAAGCTGGCTGATGATAAGAGGTGCCATGTCTGCGATACGACAGAGGTCGGATAGATTTGTGATTGCCTGGTTCAGCATAGCGATTGCAATCATCTCTGAACTTATATTTTTTAATCAACTGATTTCTTCTCCCGGGCAGCTCGCACTGATGGGTATGGTTTTGCCGATTATGGCGCTTCGATACACGAAATACCAGAATTCAATTCTGGAAAAGAACCGGATCGACAACAGTCAGGTGCTTCCATGAAAATGGTATTGGTGACGCATGGCGTCCGGGAGAACGATGGGCAAAGTGGCGTCAACTACGAAGTCGTGCGCGCCGCGTTGCGGCGCGGCTGGCATATAACATTGCTTGCGACTTTTGTCACTCCGCAGTTGCTCGAGATGCCTGAAATTACGTGGGTAAAGATTTCATTGGGAAAATTGCCGACCAAATTGTTGGCATACCAAGTCTTTGCGATAAAGAGTGCTGTTTGGCTTCGCCGGCATAGAAAAGAGTTCGATATCGTGCAGGTTAATGGGTTCATAACCTGGTCCCGTTCCGACGTCAATGCCGTTCATTTTGTTCATAATGGCTGGTTAAATAGTGGATATTATCCATTTTCCTTTTTCAAAGGGCTTTATTCTGCTTACCAAACTTGTTTTACTAGGTTGAATGCGATTCTCGAAAAAAGGGCTTTTGCGAACAGCCGTGTGATCGTTGCGGTTTCGGATCGCGTCTCTACAGAGCTGCGCGATGCAGGGGTAAAGACCGACATTGAAGTAATTTATAACGGCTCGGATATTGCAGGTTTTGCCAACGCTTTGCCGAACCGCATTGCTTTCAATTTGCCGAAGAAGAAGTTTCTTTGTCTTTTCGTGGGAGATTTGCGGATCACACGGAAAAATCTCGAGACCGTCTTGCAGGCTTTGGTTCAGGTGAATGATCGCGTCGAACTCGTGGTCGGTGGAACGACCAAAGGGAGCCCGTATCCGGCGATGGTTGAGTCGC
This window harbors:
- a CDS encoding polysaccharide biosynthesis/export family protein, with amino-acid sequence MQQSNVVTTDDNTYLVTRITPETILRQNLAAQQKLRARDANLNVPVGDPAAFRYHVQAQDILGITVWDHPELSGTGGSTLDSTLGSPSGGSSMSLPYSQTSGGGSGASQNDPIGYTVSPEGTVFFPYAGLVHVAGASMDEIRLRLTRALSKYIVKPQVTVRVLAYRSQQVQLTGEVKTPGALSITDRPMTVSDAIARAGGATATGDLQRVRLTRKGKLSVIDTYALLDHGDAAQDVLLQGGDIVNVPDQIDSRVFVLGEVLKPTTLYMNKGRLTLADALTGASGIDNLAANVREVFVFRGAKDNPTEPQIFQLDMTQPSSMVLASQFQMDKLDVIYVGTSKGVRFNRALNLITPTLSNLFYARELTR
- a CDS encoding YjbH domain-containing protein; translated protein: MQNRGARGQGAGYLFSCLLLCGIPVEAWSQVSATVEQSTSLGDWLVSHHVEQASSAAKAPLYSHALMWSRPLDRSLQEASWRSLLTQIRYRPARPAIAPASREGLYQLIASRQPTGRLPVKSGDGAWLQANPSLDPVLAAGDTIHIPVRPETVTVIQEDGRLCRVPYRPEAEAAYYVSACNPGVKADLAWVAQPDGTLDKFRTGAWNRQAQTAVAPGAWIWAPARNSGWPERVSDRIGEFFATQAPSGLETNDSVASAPNVAPPALAAAAPLATRRAQDLAITTNDWGNEGLLQTPSARMGTAGEASISMTNVNPYTRVNVMLHPLDWFEFGFRYTDISNQAYGPASLSGSQSYKDKSIDLKVRLLQESAYVPQFALGMVDIGGTGLFSGEYLVASKRTGGFDWSLGLGWGYVGERGNIGNPLQIFSDKFRTRPSGNGSDEAGGTGKSYFRGPMSVFGGVQYQLSNVPLVFKLEYDGNDYKHEPFDYDAHAKLPINLGVVYRFNKNLDFSAGFERGNRAMLGVTLHGDLSRLGTQKVSDPARLPLAVPRPAPDAPSPDWSKTVADLKAQTHWTVLDIGRHGHILTVSFDSPDAFYRKDLLDRIATVLHRDAPADIDTFRVVTVVQGQTMRAYTILRTPWVASKTQAIPVTDRQTTVIAGAPPSRAQLEAEPKLYDKPFERFFYSIGPGYSQTLGGPNGFVLYAVSATANMALRLRQDTWIAGELSYRLLDNYSHFTYTADSNLPRVRTYLREYMTTSRFTIPYLQATHVGKLGTDQYYSVYGGLLEPMFSGVGAEWLYRPSNSPLAVGVDVNQVWQRAFNEDFDLRNYRTFTGHLTVYWDTGWNNVLVKLSGGQYLAKDRGATLDVSRQFQNGVSIGAYATKTNVSSATFGEGSFDKGIYVQIPFDAIMGRSIGGLANLAWQPLTRDGGAKLQRQFPLYDLTDDRSPKSLWYQPGADANVDADKR
- a CDS encoding undecaprenyl-phosphate glucose phosphotransferase; translated protein: MLGLTARLIDILAIALGGVATHLIWTTFGVQHGMIWSHTDIFLLIFACAGVLLLFPTFGIYQSWRGKPIGELMGRVVFAWLLLLVLGVAVVFGLEGTQDVSRGWVGAWWLLSAIWLVLSKSFFYGVLRRIRRSGRNQRAVVIVGSGGYCRALLSRIRTAPQAGFRAVCVLEEDAVRDGVGGLPPPTQISGVPVLSNFADLVRMVRQRRVHEIWLALPLSEERNIMRYMREFRNDFVNIRFIPDVRSLSLFNHTIVDLLGLPAINLTAAESPDIQVLPKLVFDRAFALLVILMLLPLFLSIAAAVKFSSSGPVFFKQRRKGIDGREFEIYKFRSMKVHAEASGVITQARKADPRITAVGAFLRRTSLDELPQFINVLRGEMSVVGPRPHAIAHDDLYKDQVEGYMYRYRIKPGITGWAQVNGFRGETDRVEKMEARVKFDLYYIQHWSFWFDMRIVVLTVFKGFIGRNAY
- a CDS encoding low molecular weight protein-tyrosine-phosphatase, giving the protein MFKNVLIVCHANICRSPMAEALLVAQPAVKEAGIFVHSAGLAGADGNKADKVVSDMLARRGIDLSAHRSRRLTIDMIRAAQLVLVMEQHQIRGVETMDSSSKGKVHLLGKWDDVEIADPYRQSESVYQGSAELVERSVANWIKKIC
- a CDS encoding UDP-glucose dehydrogenase family protein, whose amino-acid sequence is MKITIIGTGYVGLVTGACLAEIGNDVFCLDVDPRKIKILNDGGVPIHEPGLKEIIARNREAGRLQFSTDVAASVAHGDIQFIAVGTPPDEDGSADLQYVLAAAKNIGAHMQGFKVIVDKSTVPVGTAAHVADVVNAALAERKLDHGFSVVSNPEFLKEGAAVDDFMRPDRIVLGCDEDEAGERAQALMRRLYAPFNRNHERTRYMDVRSAEFTKYAANAMLATRISFMNEMANLADRVGADIEAVRRGIGSDPRIGYSFLYAGTGYGGSCFPKDVQALIRTAADNGHDLKILNAVEAVNDAQKSVLVDKITKFYGENLRGKVFAVWGLAFKPNTDDMRAAPSRPLIAALLKRGATIRAYDPVSQEEARRVFAMDLKGEEDALGRLQFVDTQYEASADAHALIVVTEWKEFKSPDFGKLYRQLTSSAIFDGRNLYEPEALAAAGFHYEAIGRPFVTPSRPG